The Phyllostomus discolor isolate MPI-MPIP mPhyDis1 chromosome 4, mPhyDis1.pri.v3, whole genome shotgun sequence genome window below encodes:
- the CTDSP1 gene encoding carboxy-terminal domain RNA polymerase II polypeptide A small phosphatase 1 isoform X1, whose product MDSSAVITQISKEEARGPLRGKGDQKSSASQKPRSRGILHSLFCCVCRDDGEALSTHSGAPLLVEENGAVPKQTPVQYLLPEAKPQDSDKICVVIDLDETLVHSSFKPVNNADFIIPVEIDGVVHQVYVLKRPYVDEFLQRMGELFECVLFTASLAKYADPVADLLDKWGAFRARLFRESCVFHRGNYVKDLSRLGRDLRRVLILDNSPASYVFHPDNAVPVASWFDNMSDTELHDLLPFFEQLSRVDDVYTVLRQPRPGS is encoded by the exons ATGGACAGCTCGGCCGTCATTACTCAGATCAGCAAGGAGGAGGCACGGGGCCCGCTACGGGGCAAAG GTGACCAGAAGTCATCCGCTTCTCAGAAGCCCCGGAGCCGGGGCATCCTCCACTCACTCTTCTGCTGCGTCTGCCGGGACGATGGGGAGGCCCTGTCCACCCACAGCGGGGCACCCCTGCTCGTGGAGGAAAACGGAGCTGTTCCCAAG CAGACCCCAGTCCAGTATCTGCTCCCCGAGGCCAAACCCCAGGACTCAGACAAGATCTGCGTGGTCATCGACCTGGACGAGACCCTGGTGCACAGCTCTTTCAAG CCAGTGAACAATGCTGACTTCATCATCCCTGTGGAGATCGATGGGGTTGTCCACCAG GTCTACGTGCTGAAGCGGCCCTACGTGGATGAGTTCCTGCAGCGAATGGGCGAGCTCTTTGAGTGCGTGCTGTTCACTGCCAGCCTGGCCAAG TATGCAGATCCCGTAGCCGACCTGCTGGACAAGTGGGGGGCCTTCCGGGCACGGCTGTTCCGGGAGTCATGTGTCTTCCACCGCGGGAACTACGTGAAGGACCTGAGCAGGCTGGGCCGGGACTTGCGGCGGGTGCTCATCCTGGACAACTCCCCTGCCTCCTACGTCTTCCATCCGGACAACGCC GTACCGGTGGCCTCGTGGTTTGACAACATGAGTGACACAGAGCTCCACGACCTCCTGCCCTTCTTCGAGCAGCTCAGCCGAGTGGATGACGTGTACACAGTGCTCAGGCAGCCACGGCCTGGCAGCTAG
- the CTDSP1 gene encoding carboxy-terminal domain RNA polymerase II polypeptide A small phosphatase 1 isoform X2: MDSSAVITQISKEEARGPLRGKGDQKSSASQKPRSRGILHSLFCCVCRDDGEALSTHSGAPLLVEENGAVPKTPVQYLLPEAKPQDSDKICVVIDLDETLVHSSFKPVNNADFIIPVEIDGVVHQVYVLKRPYVDEFLQRMGELFECVLFTASLAKYADPVADLLDKWGAFRARLFRESCVFHRGNYVKDLSRLGRDLRRVLILDNSPASYVFHPDNAVPVASWFDNMSDTELHDLLPFFEQLSRVDDVYTVLRQPRPGS; the protein is encoded by the exons ATGGACAGCTCGGCCGTCATTACTCAGATCAGCAAGGAGGAGGCACGGGGCCCGCTACGGGGCAAAG GTGACCAGAAGTCATCCGCTTCTCAGAAGCCCCGGAGCCGGGGCATCCTCCACTCACTCTTCTGCTGCGTCTGCCGGGACGATGGGGAGGCCCTGTCCACCCACAGCGGGGCACCCCTGCTCGTGGAGGAAAACGGAGCTGTTCCCAAG ACCCCAGTCCAGTATCTGCTCCCCGAGGCCAAACCCCAGGACTCAGACAAGATCTGCGTGGTCATCGACCTGGACGAGACCCTGGTGCACAGCTCTTTCAAG CCAGTGAACAATGCTGACTTCATCATCCCTGTGGAGATCGATGGGGTTGTCCACCAG GTCTACGTGCTGAAGCGGCCCTACGTGGATGAGTTCCTGCAGCGAATGGGCGAGCTCTTTGAGTGCGTGCTGTTCACTGCCAGCCTGGCCAAG TATGCAGATCCCGTAGCCGACCTGCTGGACAAGTGGGGGGCCTTCCGGGCACGGCTGTTCCGGGAGTCATGTGTCTTCCACCGCGGGAACTACGTGAAGGACCTGAGCAGGCTGGGCCGGGACTTGCGGCGGGTGCTCATCCTGGACAACTCCCCTGCCTCCTACGTCTTCCATCCGGACAACGCC GTACCGGTGGCCTCGTGGTTTGACAACATGAGTGACACAGAGCTCCACGACCTCCTGCCCTTCTTCGAGCAGCTCAGCCGAGTGGATGACGTGTACACAGTGCTCAGGCAGCCACGGCCTGGCAGCTAG